The segment TTGTTGGACGTTGACAAACGATGGGGCAGCATCTAAGATAAGAAAAAAGATGATAGGGGGGAGTATTTCATGCAAAAATTTCGCCTCTGGATGTTCTTGATGCTTTGCGGAATGAAGCACGATAAGCTTTGACTGAATCCCCCCCGAAGGGTAAAATTCCATCATGACAGACGAGAAAAATAACAGCAAGGTGGTCAATCCCCATGACAAGGTGTTCAGGGATGTCTACAGCAATAAGGAAAATGCCCGCAGCCTTTTAGCCGACAAACTGCCGGACAAAGTGCTGAAACTGGTGGACCTGAACAGCCTGGAGATCAGTAAAGACAGCTTCATAGAAAAAGAGCTGGCTGATTATTATTCCGACATGCTCTACAAGGTGAAACTGACAGACGGCAGCCAGGGATTCATCTATGTGCTGTTTGAACACAAAAGCTACTATGATCGGTTTGTGCATCTCCAGTTGCTGGAATACATGGTCAAGATATGGCGGCTGCATATTAAGCAGCATGAAGAAAAGCCGGTCCGTCTTCCCATTGTGATTCCGCTGCTGGTATGTCACGCCAGGCAGGAGTGGCCGGAAAATACAGAGCGGCTGTCATCCTTGCTGTCCGGGCCGGTGGAGGGGCTTGCCGGGTACATCCCGGATTTTGCGTTTGAACTGTACGACCTGCACCGGTACTCGGATGATCAGATCAAAGGGACCATCATGAGCCGGGTGATATTGCTGCTGTTCAAACACATCAGAGATCCGGATTTACGACAGAAGCTGCCGGGTATATTGGCACTTATGC is part of the Desulfotignum phosphitoxidans DSM 13687 genome and harbors:
- a CDS encoding Rpn family recombination-promoting nuclease/putative transposase — protein: MTDEKNNSKVVNPHDKVFRDVYSNKENARSLLADKLPDKVLKLVDLNSLEISKDSFIEKELADYYSDMLYKVKLTDGSQGFIYVLFEHKSYYDRFVHLQLLEYMVKIWRLHIKQHEEKPVRLPIVIPLLVCHARQEWPENTERLSSLLSGPVEGLAGYIPDFAFELYDLHRYSDDQIKGTIMSRVILLLFKHIRDPDLRQKLPGILALMRKLMEKETGLQWIEVVVRYLASALEDDELSVKQIKEIAEEAISKETGEYIMTLAEKLKNEGKLEGKLEGYRETIELSMAVKFPGDIGTVMARVNEIDDLDTLVEITKAIHTAKDISEILALLK